The following are encoded together in the Brassica napus cultivar Da-Ae chromosome A9, Da-Ae, whole genome shotgun sequence genome:
- the LOC106368026 gene encoding uncharacterized protein LOC106368026, translating to MHTISIPAGDLEKQQDKAPEKQSESVNESVTEMNLTIVVCNGDSSRGPETVEVAQILGPAEREESPKKVCLSRNSSSHEQCRVCQQEKEEALIELGCLCRGGLAKSHRSCIDAWFRTKGSNQCEICQAVAVNVPPPETQPTTNYWVWRIDPSYRQEQRERGCFSPLWVAFSILIGGLMLDVLISITLGVSALPVNIIIGVIVVLGLGTALRLTLEFCYEWSLRRAVQRAVQRRETAFNNIAYPSAL from the exons ATGCATACTATCTCCATCCCCGCTGGTGACCTTGAAAAGCAGCAGGACAAGGCTCCCGAGAAGCAGAGCGAGTCAGTAAATGAGTCTGTCACGGAAATGAACCTCACCATTGTTGtttgcaatggagattcaaGTCGTGGACCTGAAACCGTAGAGGTGGCTCAGATCTTGGGGCCAGCTGAGAGGGAAGAGTCTCCCAAAAAGGTTTGCTTGTCCAGGAACTCCAGCTCTCACGAGCAGTGTAG GGTATGTCAGCAAGAGAAAGAAGAGGCTTTGATAGAACTGGGGTGCCTATGTCGTGGTGGCCTTGCTAAATCCCATAGGTCATGCATAGATGCTTGGTTTCGCACAAAAGGCTCTAATCAGTGCGAGATCTGCCA GGCAGTGGCTGTCAACGTGCCACCTCCAGAGACCCAACCAACT ACAAATTACTGGGTTTGGAGGATAGATCCCAGCTATAGACAAGAGCAGCGTGAGAGA GGATGTTTCAGTCCTCTGTGGGTAGCATTCTCAATTCTGATAGGCGGTCTGATGCTAGATGTGTTAATATCCATCACACTTGGTGTGTCTGCACTCCCAGTTAACATAATCATTG GAGTGATAGTGGTGCTAGGACTAGGAACAGCACTAAGGCTGACATTGGAGTTCTGTTACGAGTGGAGCTTGAGAAGAGCGGTTCAGAGGGCAGTGCAGAGGAGAGAAACGGCCTTTAATAATATTGCATACCCATCTGCCTTGTAA
- the LOC106411740 gene encoding mitochondrial fission 1 protein A, with translation MDAKIGKFFDSVGSFFSGGDKIPWSEGDVIAGCEREVREAANSGNEGLKKECLMRLSWALVHSHQQDDVQRGIDMLEASLADSAPPLEDREKLYLLAVGYYRSGDCSKSRQLVDRCIEMQPDWRQALVLKKCIEDKITKDGVIGIGITASAVGAVGLIAGGIVAALARKK, from the exons ATGGATGCGAAGATCGGAAAATTCTTTGACTCCGTCGGCTCTTTCTTCAGCGGCGGCGATAAGATCCCGTGGTCTGAGGGAGATGTCATCGCT GGATGTGAGAGAGAGGTTCGAGAGGCCGCAAACTCTGGCAATGAAGGACTGAAGAAAGAGTGTCTTATGCGATTGTCATGGGCGCTTGTTCATTCCCATCAACAGGATGATGTTCAACGTGGGATAGACATGCTTGAAG CGTCTCTTGCGGACAGTGCTCCTCCGTTGGAAGACCGAGAGAAGCTCTATCTCCTTGCTGTTGGTTACTACAGGAGTGGGGATTGCTCTAAGAGCAGGCAGCTCGTTGACCGCTGTATCGAG ATGCAACCCGATTGGAGGCAAGCTTTGGTACTAAAGAAGTGCATCGAAGACAAAATCACAAAGG ATGGAGTTATCGGGATAGGCATCACTGCTTCAGCAGTAGGAGCCGTAGGTTTGATAGCCGGTGGTATTGTAGCGGCGCTGGCTCGCAAGAAGTGA